From Thunnus albacares chromosome 22, fThuAlb1.1, whole genome shotgun sequence, the proteins below share one genomic window:
- the LOC122974506 gene encoding immunoglobulin kappa light chain-like, with amino-acid sequence MTPPYFALFFTCLFVVNSAHMTSLKQPSIRFESANVGERVTLQCFCRDNIAVMLYWYKQTLGQKPKLVTTFYRHNKVNTFHDEFKDNPRFSLDTENNTHHLMISFLRISDSATYYCVSSNLYDFEFVEGTALNVKGSGLNIQALVHQSASESIQPVTLNCTVHTGTCDDGEHSVYWFQNSEESHPGIIYTHGGRNDQCERNNNTQTHTCVYNLPMKSLNLSHAGTYYCAVASCGQILFGNKTKLDFEHEVDLLPLVHFLSGALAFTTVLVVLLALTVCIMKRNCQCTDSTFSATSTPNAELGQDAENLHYAALRDHKAKRSRRQQDDHWSECVYSTVKQ; translated from the exons ATGACGCCTCCatactttgctttgtttttcacatGTCTGTTTGTGGTGAATTCAG CTCATATGACATCTTTAAAACAACCATCTATACGTTTTGAATCAGCTAATGTTGGGGAACGTGTGACTTTGCAATGCTTTTGTCGAGATAACATTGCAGTGATGCTTTACTGGTACAAGCAAACTCTGGGACAGAAACCAAAGCTGGTGACTACGTTCTACAGGCATAACAAAGTTAACACTTTTCATGATGAATTCAAGGACAATCCACGTTTCTCATTGGATACTGAAAACAATACCCATCACTTGATGATCTCATTTTTGCGCATTTCAGACTCAGCTACTTACTACTGCGTCAGTAGCAATTTATATGACTTTGAATTTGTAGAGGGCACTGCTCTCAATGTAAAGGGTTCAGGTTTGAACATCCAAGCTTTGGTCCATCAGTCGGCATCTGAGAGCATCCAGCCAGTGACTCTgaactgtacagtacacactggGACCTGTGATGATGGagaacacagtgtttactggttcCAAAACTCTGAAGAATCTCATCCAGgaatcatttacacacatggaggcaggaatgatcagtgtgagaggaacaacaacacacaaacacacacctgtgtctaCAACTTGCCAATGAAGAGTCTGAATCTTTCTCATGCTGGGACGTACTACTGTGCTGTCGCCTCATGTGGACAGATACTATTTGGAAATAAGACCAAGCTGGACTTTGAGC ATGAGGTGGACCTTCTTCCCTTGGTGCATTTCTTGAGCGGAGCTTTGGCGTTCACCACAGTCCTGGTTGTTTTACTGGCTCTCACAGTGTGCATAATGAAGAGAAACTGCCAATGTACAG ACTCAACATTTTCAGCGACGTCTACTCCTAATGCAGAG TTAGGTCAAGATGCAGAAAACCTTCATTATGCTGCTTTAAGGGATCACAAGGCCAAAAGATCAAGAAGACAGCAGGACGACCACTGGAGTGAATGTGTGTACTCCACTGTAAAGCAGTAG
- the LOC122973281 gene encoding uncharacterized protein LOC122973281 — protein sequence MRTFTLITALSLCSISWISVSVSESQVVEVQSGEEVTLHCINRLIYGSVAFWFRLVNRTKINCISVMIRSGSEAELCDGFQKGKFEMSANISTVSLNIKQVDSSDSGLYFCGFYTSGRPVFTVIYLNVAGSDDGSHDNMDHTSKKECDETTKLTSVILGGLTVFLVMVITGQMVKIRKLKTAATEGQNSLVNKNLDSDQLKDTALTLYSTTIRSRRPASQREVDTHVIYAACRQTRRNNSNSSE from the exons ATGAGGACCTTTACCTTGATAACTGCTTTAAGTCTCTGCAGCATTA gctggaTCTCTGTCTCAGTGTCTGAGTCTCAGGTTGTGGAGGTCCAGTCTGGTGAAGAAGTCACACTGCATTGCATCAATAGATTAATATATGGCTCTGTGGCTTTCTGGTTCAGACTTGTTAACAGAACCAAGATCAACTGTATCTCTGTTATGATCAGATCTGGCAGCGAAGCTGAACTCTGCGATGGCTTTCAGAAGGGAAAATTTGAAATGAGCGCCAACATCTCTACTGTCTCTCTGAACATCAAACAAGTGGATTCATCAGACTCTGGACTGTATTTCTGTGGATTCTACACAAGTGGCCGTCCAGTTTTCACTgtgatatatttaaatgttgcaG gCAGTGATGATGGATCACATGATAACATGGACCACACATCTAAAA AAGAGTGTGATGAAACAACAAAGTTGACGAGTGTGATCCTGGGTGGTCTGACTGTTTTCCTTGTAATggtcatcactggtcagatggTTAAAATCAGGAAACTTAAGACAG CTGCGACTGAAGGGCAGAATTCACTAGTGAACAAG AATCTGGACTCTGATCAGCTGAAGGACACAGCACTGACTTTGTATTCAACAACAATAAGAAGCAGGAGGCCTGCATCACAGAGAGAAGTGGACACTCATGTTATTTATGCTgcctgcagacagacaagaagaaacaacagcaacagctcaGAGTGA